In the genome of Paenibacillus sp. FSL R5-0766, one region contains:
- a CDS encoding sugar ABC transporter permease, with product MKPSKIHAYMFIFPSLFLTLVFGIYPLLWALRYMFYDYQGIGTPVFIGLDNFGRILRDGQFWDSVGNTGVYALGKLVVTIPLSLTLAIILNRKWRGRSLFRAIYYLPTIFSASVMAIVFFIIFNSYNGILNQLLLKYHVISESISWLGAEHAMLTTIIIAIWGAVGNYMLLFIAGLQSIPEELYEAASLDGASEFQKLRNVTIPLLGPVLQMIIMLAITTALKGYESIMVLTEGGPYGKTEVMYLYLFKLLFPVSADTQSLQQLGYGSAVGFTTALIVGAVTLIYFRISKKLNDVY from the coding sequence GTGAAACCATCCAAAATACATGCCTATATGTTCATCTTTCCAAGTCTTTTTCTAACTCTTGTATTTGGGATCTATCCGCTGTTATGGGCGCTGCGTTACATGTTCTATGATTATCAAGGCATCGGGACGCCGGTCTTTATCGGGCTTGATAATTTTGGACGCATTTTGCGTGACGGGCAATTCTGGGATTCTGTAGGCAACACGGGTGTGTACGCCCTAGGCAAACTCGTCGTTACAATTCCACTGTCGTTAACTCTGGCGATTATTCTGAATCGCAAATGGAGAGGGCGATCCCTCTTTAGGGCGATCTATTATCTCCCCACTATTTTTAGCGCTTCGGTCATGGCAATTGTATTCTTTATTATTTTCAACTCTTATAACGGAATATTGAACCAATTGCTGCTCAAGTATCATGTGATCTCCGAATCCATTAGCTGGCTGGGGGCTGAACATGCCATGTTAACAACCATCATCATCGCCATCTGGGGGGCTGTGGGCAACTATATGTTGTTATTCATTGCGGGTCTTCAGAGCATTCCTGAAGAGCTTTATGAGGCGGCATCGCTGGATGGAGCGAGTGAGTTTCAGAAACTGCGGAATGTAACGATTCCATTGCTGGGTCCTGTCTTGCAGATGATCATCATGCTGGCAATTACGACGGCGCTGAAAGGTTACGAGAGTATTATGGTGCTGACCGAAGGGGGGCCATATGGCAAAACAGAGGTGATGTATCTGTATTTGTTCAAACTGTTGTTTCCCGTGTCGGCTGACACCCAATCACTCCAGCAGCTCGGTTATGGCAGTGCAGTCGGTTTCACAACGGCTCTCATCGTAGGGGCTGTGACGCTCATTTATTTCCGTATATCCAAAAAGCTCAATGATGTCTATTAA
- a CDS encoding carbohydrate ABC transporter permease has protein sequence MTQNVLAPSGSPQLIRWTKRTVLWLFLTAIALLSLFPIILVLLGSFKTNQELTGGATIWPKIWQFSNYAQAWKTANFSGFTMNSVFVSISTTVGTLLVASMSAYAVDRVNFKGKKGYTLLMASTLFISIGAVVLRPQFDLMVKLGLNTTLWGVIIILISAHAATYFILIGFFKSIPRELDEAAMIDGCNFFTTYWRIILPLLRPGLAVAGLGVFQSSWNEYILPFVFTMSNPDLQTLPVGLANLRYGIGAAAEVQLMMAGACLSILPLLIVYIFANKSFMQVTLGAVKG, from the coding sequence ATGACTCAAAACGTGCTTGCGCCCTCAGGGTCTCCCCAACTCATTCGCTGGACCAAACGAACGGTACTTTGGTTGTTTTTGACCGCAATCGCTCTGCTGTCGTTGTTCCCCATCATACTTGTATTGCTTGGTTCCTTCAAAACAAACCAGGAATTGACAGGAGGAGCTACCATTTGGCCGAAGATTTGGCAGTTCTCCAACTACGCTCAGGCTTGGAAAACGGCCAATTTTTCGGGTTTTACGATGAACAGCGTGTTTGTTAGCATCAGTACAACAGTTGGCACGCTGCTGGTAGCTTCGATGTCAGCCTACGCTGTGGATCGAGTGAATTTCAAAGGGAAAAAGGGGTACACCCTGCTCATGGCATCTACTCTGTTTATTTCCATAGGCGCAGTTGTGCTGCGTCCGCAATTTGACCTCATGGTCAAGCTGGGGCTGAATACCACATTGTGGGGCGTTATTATTATACTGATCAGCGCACACGCTGCCACATATTTTATTCTGATTGGTTTCTTCAAGAGCATCCCGCGCGAACTGGATGAAGCCGCGATGATTGATGGTTGTAATTTCTTCACCACATACTGGCGAATTATTCTTCCACTCCTGCGCCCCGGACTCGCCGTTGCAGGTCTGGGTGTATTTCAGAGTTCATGGAATGAATATATTCTTCCTTTTGTGTTCACCATGAGCAATCCGGACTTGCAGACTTTGCCGGTTGGGCTGGCTAATCTGCGATATGGCATCGGAGCTGCGGCTGAGGTCCAACTGATGATGGCCGGAGCCTGTCTGTCCATTTTGCCGCTGCTCATCGTGTATATTTTTGCCAACAAATCATTCATGCAGGTGACCTTGGGAGCTGTGAAAGGATAG
- a CDS encoding sensor histidine kinase, which translates to MIFDFYKMSLKKRIQLLYIFLVVLCISVTGICSYLFAARSIEQNALELKQSILNKSVQVMDEHLRHIVVSSFSFMLNEAFTQVMKDVGENKTSHYYQNLSLLQTSFAQLKLVEPLIDTAYLTTPIGDFFSTKDFPNRNNSFKREYGRYVKLQGWNTMWFGSHQSQLFQSQGNVLSLLLKPIVIDNHTYSNVYMVVNMKEEAMRDILTQDLMNNQIQLFLLHKNGNEVIRPRSRNDDFIMEPDFTQQFSRDDAGDFTYRNEQGEDMLVNYSALSMNEDWVMVSVQSKADLLSPLQKIRWLIILIMLFCILLALGLSRLVASALLKPLNKLRRLMVEVESNDLDVRFRSKYDDEVSAVGHRFNRMLDQIQILFEEVRTTEQDKRRFEVKALQAQVDPHFLYNTLNTMFWKSESGEKKDVSEMIVSLSLLFRLGLNDGKDITSVEQEIKHVEQYMQLQQKCYEDLFVYRIEVGDPSCYAVDILKILLQPLVENSILHGFNDKEDLGVILIRIHRQGDTLRLEVADNGCGMDVASIYAEDVPDGGRKGYALSNLHGRLSLHYGDVASIVFHSSTDVGTTVVITIPIT; encoded by the coding sequence ATGATATTCGACTTTTATAAAATGTCCCTGAAAAAAAGAATACAGTTGCTGTACATTTTTCTCGTTGTCTTGTGCATCAGTGTGACCGGGATATGCTCTTATCTCTTTGCTGCACGAAGCATTGAGCAGAATGCACTTGAACTGAAACAAAGCATTCTGAACAAATCAGTGCAGGTTATGGATGAACATCTAAGGCACATTGTTGTATCCTCTTTTTCTTTTATGCTCAATGAAGCATTCACCCAGGTCATGAAGGACGTGGGGGAAAATAAAACATCTCATTATTATCAGAATCTCTCACTGCTGCAAACATCTTTTGCTCAATTGAAGCTTGTAGAGCCACTGATTGATACTGCCTATCTGACAACACCCATCGGTGATTTTTTCTCCACCAAAGATTTTCCGAATCGCAATAATTCGTTCAAGAGGGAATACGGACGCTACGTGAAGCTCCAAGGCTGGAATACGATGTGGTTTGGTTCACATCAGAGTCAATTATTTCAATCCCAAGGAAATGTGTTATCTCTGTTGCTCAAACCCATTGTGATCGATAATCATACCTATTCGAATGTATATATGGTCGTCAATATGAAGGAAGAGGCGATGCGAGACATTCTGACGCAGGATCTCATGAATAACCAGATTCAACTGTTTTTGCTGCACAAAAACGGAAATGAAGTCATTCGGCCCAGGTCCCGAAATGACGATTTCATTATGGAGCCTGACTTTACCCAACAGTTTAGCCGTGACGATGCTGGAGATTTTACCTACAGGAACGAGCAGGGGGAGGACATGCTTGTTAACTATTCGGCATTGTCGATGAACGAGGATTGGGTCATGGTAAGTGTGCAGTCCAAGGCTGACTTGTTGTCCCCCCTCCAAAAGATACGCTGGCTGATCATCCTGATTATGTTGTTTTGCATTTTACTCGCACTCGGATTGTCCAGGCTAGTGGCCTCCGCTCTGCTGAAGCCGCTGAACAAACTGCGACGCCTGATGGTTGAGGTGGAGTCCAATGATCTGGATGTACGGTTTCGCAGCAAGTATGACGATGAAGTCAGCGCTGTAGGGCATCGTTTCAATCGGATGTTGGACCAGATTCAGATTCTGTTTGAAGAAGTACGGACAACGGAGCAAGACAAACGGCGGTTTGAAGTCAAGGCGCTTCAGGCGCAGGTTGATCCTCATTTCCTCTACAATACGCTGAATACGATGTTCTGGAAAAGTGAGAGCGGAGAGAAGAAGGATGTAAGTGAGATGATCGTCTCCTTATCCTTATTATTCCGTCTGGGACTGAATGATGGGAAAGACATCACCAGTGTGGAGCAGGAGATCAAACATGTCGAACAATACATGCAGCTTCAGCAAAAATGTTACGAGGATCTGTTCGTTTATCGAATTGAGGTGGGAGACCCCTCTTGTTACGCTGTTGATATTTTAAAAATATTGCTTCAGCCCTTGGTCGAGAATTCCATCCTGCATGGATTCAATGACAAAGAAGATTTGGGCGTTATCCTGATCCGCATTCATCGTCAGGGTGACACACTACGGCTGGAGGTGGCTGACAATGGATGTGGGATGGATGTAGCCAGCATCTATGCTGAGGATGTTCCTGACGGGGGACGCAAAGGTTATGCCCTATCCAATCTCCATGGCAGATTAAGCCTGCACTATGGGGATGTGGCCTCAATTGTATTTCATAGCAGTACAGATGTGGGAACAACGGTTGTTATCACGATTCCGATCACCTGA